The following are from one region of the Pocillopora verrucosa isolate sample1 chromosome 3, ASM3666991v2, whole genome shotgun sequence genome:
- the LOC131796534 gene encoding soluble guanylate cyclase 88E has protein sequence MYGMLLESVEHFLKEKYGEKIWHLIRQRTGIKNHVFVTHERYSDNLMLEIASAAVEVLGNETKMTSEDFIQFFGTCFVKFFSNYGYDRFIQISGRHFSDFLRGIDNLHEHMRFAYPKLMSPSFYCSEEASTGLLLHYKSKRRGFQRYVMGQMMEVASMFYNIVVEIQVLKSDSTESGCHVVYKLNFDNSAFKPPTPDALSIQHNRDLSCEAFFHIMPFSFLVTPDMKIYMAGKALSSMLGTILVGNRVDAVFTLRRPQREFSWENIKSWNVICELVGKHPCLKNHSSKKPPLRAVKSVGNEDHLKPRESNHILERRTILDETGHHNGFAALKSRRHSDHPLNGTLVTKFCGSDYSAKVSRPLHLRGQMKYLKKYDMVLFICSPMISSVEEMARTGMYISDLRMHNSSQEMVLSGIQPLPELEYARDQLLDRGKMLEESLEKLDQERQRSEELLYRMMPKAVADRLRDGQKAVQTCEHFDSVTIMFSYLDNFDNICASVSPMEVVTLVNKMFLTFDELSEKHDVYKFETLGDAQYMVVNGVPVRKDRHVEPVAAMALDILDSVRELRHPTSKRLLTVSIGIHLGPVAAGLVGEKMPQYCLFGDSVNMAARLRTTSLPMRIHISKSCHESLKEIGFKTEFRGQTELKGRGKMHTYWLIGRN, from the exons ATGTATGGGATGCTCTTGGAAAGCGTAGAGCATTTCTTGAAAGAGAAATACGGTGAAAAAATCTGGCATTTAATTCGTCAGCGGACAGGAATTAAAAATCATGTATTCGTGACACACGAACGGTACTCAGATAATCTGATGTTGGAAATCGCGTCTGCAGCGGTGGAAGTACTCGGAAATGAGACAAAAATGACCTCGGaagatttcattcaattttttggGACGTGctttgtgaaatttttcagCAACTACGGCTACGATAGGTTTATACAAATAAGCGGCAGGCATTTTAGTGACTTCCTACGAGGAATCGACAATTTACACGAACACATGCGATTTGCTTACCCAAAGCTCATGTCACCGTCATTCTACTGTTCAGAAGAGGCAAGCACGGGATTACTGCTACACTACAAATCTAAACGTCGAGGATTCCAGCGATACGTAATGGGGCAAATGATGGAGGTGGCTAGCATGTTCTACAACATCGTTGTTGAGATACAAGTACTTAAAAGCGATTCAACTGAGTCAGGTTGTCACgttgtttacaaacttaattTTGACAACTCGGCTTTTAAACCTCCTACGCCCGACGCTTTGTCAATTCAACATAATCGCGATTTATCTTGCGAGGCTTTTTTTCATATCATGCCGTTCAGTTTTCTCGTGACGCCTGACATGAAAATATATATGGCAGGAAAGGCATTATCTTCAATGCTTGGAACCATTTTAGTTGGAAATCGTGTAGATGCAGTTTTTACCTTACGACGACCTCAAAGGGAATTTTCCTGGGAGAAC ATTAAATCATGGAATGTCATCTGCGAATTAGTTGGCAAACATCCGTGCTTAAAGAATCACTCCAGCAAAAAACCTCCGCTGAGGGCTGTGAAATCCGTGGGTAACGAAGATCATCTTAAACCCAGAGAGTCAAACCACATTTTAGAGCGTAGAACGATATTAGACGAAACCGGACATCACAACGGTTTCGCGGCCCTTAAATCACGGCGACATAGTGACCATCCGCTAAACGGTACTTTGGTAACAAAATTTTGTGGAAGTGATTACTCGGCTAAAGTGTCGAGGCCTTTGCATCTGAGAGGCCAGATGAAATATCTAAAGAAATACGATATGGTGTTGTTCATTTGTTCTCCTAT GATAAGCAGTGTGGAAGAAATGGCCCGTACAGGGATGTACATAAGTGATCTGAGAATGCATAACTCCTCGCAAGAGATGGTTTTATCTGGTATCCAGCCTCTTCCAGAGCTTGAATATGCACGTGATCAG ctCTTGGATCGGGGAAAGATGTTAGAGGAGAGTTTAGAGAAACTTGATCAGGAGAGGCAGAGGAGTGAGGAACTTCTATATCGAATGATGCCAAAAGCTGTAGCTGACCGGTTACGAGATGGTCAGAAAGCTGTTCAAACTTGCGAG CATTTTGATAGTGTTACCATCATGTTCAGCTACTTGGATAATTTTGACAACATTTGCGCTAGCGTTTCACCAATGGAAGTCGTCACTCTAGTCAATAAGATGTTCTTAACTTTTGACGAACTGAGTGAAAAACACGACGTCTACAAG TTTGAGACCCTTGGGGACGCCCAGTATATGGTGGTCAATGGTGTACCAGTTAGAAAGGACCGACACGTGGAGCCTGTGGCAGCGATGGCCCTAGATATTTTAGACTCTGTTCGAGAACTGAGACATCCCACTTCCAAGAGGTTATTAACTGTTTCAATAG GGATACATCTTGGGCCGGTAGCAGCTGGACTCGTGGGAGAGAAAATGCCACAATACTGTCTGTTTGGTGATAGCGTGAACATGGCGGCAAGACTCAGAACAACGTCTCTT CCGATGAGGATTCATATTAGTAAAAGCTGCCACGAAAGCTTGAAGGAAATTGGCTTTAAAACAGAGTTCCGGGGACAAACAGAGCTAAAG GGAAGAGGAAAGATGCATACTTATTGGCTGATAGGAAGGAATTAG